The stretch of DNA GGCGCCCGCCCACAGGCTCTCGAAGAAGGCGATCAGGGCGTCGAGCAGTGCGCCTGGGCGGACCAGGACGGCGGACGGCTCAGGCGCGGGCTCGGCGCCGGGGATGACGGACGGCCTGGCGGCGGGGGCGGGCGGCGGTTGGACAGGCGGATCGCCAGCCGCGTCGCCAGCCGCGTCGCCTGTCGGGGCTCCGGTCGGGTCTCCGGTCGGGAAGCCGGTCGGGTCTCCGGTCGAAGCGTCTGCCGGGCCGACCGTCGGATCGCCGGTCGGGACGCCCGCCTCCAAGGCGCCCGCGCCCGCGAACGGAGAGACCAGCATGGCCAGTTGCCGGTCGGCGACCACCATCTTCACCGGGACCTCCGCGGCGACCCGAGCCTGTTCCCCGCATTCGACGAACTCGCGGATCCGGTACACCTCGGGCGGCATCTCGAGCGCCGACGACTCGTAGACCGCACGGTACGTCACCCCCGAGGCCAGGACATCCAGTTGGGTGTCGTTGCCGCGGGACGGCACCGCCACGTTCGGTGGCTTGCACAGCGCCAGGATCTCGTCCCGGGCGCCGCGCTGAAGCTGGTCGAACGTCCGGGCCATCGCCTGTGCCCCGGTCACCGTCTCGACCGTCTCGACCGAGCCCCGGCGCCGGGTCTGGCTGCGGTACTCCTCGGTGAGCTCCGCCATCACCGACTGCGCGGCCTGCAACTCCTGCTGCCGGCTCAGCAGCAGCGGGCCGAGCGCCAGATCCGGCGGCGACGCCCGGAAGCGGTGTGCCGAACCCTCGGCGCGGCTCACCAGCCCCTTGGCCTCCAGCGTGACGAGGAGCCTGGCCGCCTCCCGCCCGGACAGACCGAGACGGCGGGCGAGCTGGGACGGCGTCGCCTCCGGCACCCTGACCAGGCTGCGGTACGCACGTACTTCCACAGAGTCGAGACTGGCGGTCTCGTACATGTCGCTCCTCTCCTCCTCCGGGCGTGCACCGGCCCTCACCGGTACCGGCTCCGGGCCGACGGAGCCGCCGGGGAAGAGATCTTGACGTGTCACCGTCCACTCGCGCCAGAGTGCGGGCGGCCATGTATCGCGCTCCCGCCTCCCCCGCACGGGCTACGGGCTCGTGCCCGCGCACCACGTCAGGGAGAACGGCGAACGCTCCGGCCGCGAGGATCCGGCCGTGCGGGGATCAGGCGGGTGAGAAGACGTGGTCGCTGATCAGCCGAGTGGCGCCGACGACGCCGGCGACCTGGCCGAGCTCGCCGAGGACGATCGGCAGGTTGCCGGTCGCCAACGGCAGGGACTGCCGGTAGACCTGGGTGCGGATGCTCGCCAGGAGGTTGTGGCCCAGTCCGGTCAGGCCTCCCCCGATGACCACGAGGCCGGGGTTGAAGAAGCTGACCAGACCGGCGATGACCTGACCGGTTCGTCGTCCGCCCTGGCGGATCAGGTCCAGGGACGCGGCGTCCCCGGCACCGGCGGCGGCCGACACGTCCTCGGGGGTCAGCCTCCTGGCCGCTTCGAGCCGTCCGGCCAGTTCCGTCGAGCGGCCGGACTGGGCGAGCGCGGTCGCGTCGCGGACGAGGGCGCTGCCGCCGAAGTACGCCTCCAGGCAACCGATGTTCCCGCAGGCGCACCGCGGCCCCTCCGGGTCCGCCTGGATGTGACCGATGTCGCCGGCGCTGCCGGTGACACCGCGATACACCTCGCCGCCGACGACGATGCCGCAGCCGATGCCGGTTCCGAGCTTCACGCACAGGAAGTCGCCTACGGACCGGGCGACGCCGGCCTGCTGCTCGCCCAGGGCCATCAGGTTCACGTCGTTGTCGACGAGGACGGGGCAGCCCAGCTCCTGGCTCATCGCCTCCCGGACGGGGAAGCCGTCCCAGCCGGGCATGATCGGCGGCGCGACGGGGACACCCTCGGGGAACCGGACGGGTCCCGGCACGCCGATCCCGGCGCCGTCGAAGTGTTCCGCCAGCCCCGCCTCGCGCAGCTTGCCGGCCAGGGCGAGCACCCGCTCGAAGACCGCGACCGGGCCTTCCCGCACGTCCAGTGTCTCGGCCACGTGGCCGAGGACGTCCAACTCGGCGTTGGTGACCGCGACGTCGACGGAGGTGGCGCCGATGTCCACGCCGAGGAACCGCAGCGACGGGGCGATCCGGACGTTGTGCGAGCGGCGGCCACCGCGGGAGGCGGCGAGGCCGTCCTGCACGACCAGGCCGGTCTCCAGTAGCCGGTCGATCTCGAAGGCGAGCTTGGAACGCGACAGCTCGACCTGCTCCCCCAGGGCGACCCGGGACTGCGGGCCGAGGTCGCGCAGGAGGCGGAGCAGCCGGGCCTGATGAAGATTGGCCGGTCGAGCCGTCATAGACCTCACGCCGCCCCCGTCATGGCAAGAACCGTTCGCATGCCCGGCACTTGGGGGGCACGACTTTGGAAAGGACCGTAGCACCGAGCCGCCGCCGATGAAAGAAACTTGTGCACCAACGAGTGGAACTTTCATCTGCGGATGGA from Streptomyces sp. 6-11-2 encodes:
- a CDS encoding helix-turn-helix domain-containing protein, with the translated sequence MYETASLDSVEVRAYRSLVRVPEATPSQLARRLGLSGREAARLLVTLEAKGLVSRAEGSAHRFRASPPDLALGPLLLSRQQELQAAQSVMAELTEEYRSQTRRRGSVETVETVTGAQAMARTFDQLQRGARDEILALCKPPNVAVPSRGNDTQLDVLASGVTYRAVYESSALEMPPEVYRIREFVECGEQARVAAEVPVKMVVADRQLAMLVSPFAGAGALEAGVPTGDPTVGPADASTGDPTGFPTGDPTGAPTGDAAGDAAGDPPVQPPPAPAARPSVIPGAEPAPEPSAVLVRPGALLDALIAFFESLWAGASPLVLTEDGLVGAAVSDRTPPPEDLLLLSLLLTGLTDTAIAGQLGTSLRTVQRRIRDLIEFAGVRTRMQLAWEASHRGWL
- a CDS encoding ROK family protein, with protein sequence MTARPANLHQARLLRLLRDLGPQSRVALGEQVELSRSKLAFEIDRLLETGLVVQDGLAASRGGRRSHNVRIAPSLRFLGVDIGATSVDVAVTNAELDVLGHVAETLDVREGPVAVFERVLALAGKLREAGLAEHFDGAGIGVPGPVRFPEGVPVAPPIMPGWDGFPVREAMSQELGCPVLVDNDVNLMALGEQQAGVARSVGDFLCVKLGTGIGCGIVVGGEVYRGVTGSAGDIGHIQADPEGPRCACGNIGCLEAYFGGSALVRDATALAQSGRSTELAGRLEAARRLTPEDVSAAAGAGDAASLDLIRQGGRRTGQVIAGLVSFFNPGLVVIGGGLTGLGHNLLASIRTQVYRQSLPLATGNLPIVLGELGQVAGVVGATRLISDHVFSPA